In Populus alba chromosome 1, ASM523922v2, whole genome shotgun sequence, a single window of DNA contains:
- the LOC118037842 gene encoding G-type lectin S-receptor-like serine/threonine-protein kinase CES101 isoform X3 codes for MARKIYRLLLFCFCASHVFSADTLYQGGDSLNSSSTLVSKNGLFTLGFTRLGSAESNASYLGIWYDNDTSHPFWLANRDKPIEDTSGVLAIDGSGNMKLTYSGGHPVEFYSSQSSTTNITAVLEDSGNFVLLDENSGSQQVLWLSFDFPTDTFLPGMKIGINHRTGQTWSVMSWLSDLVPTPAGAFTFEWDTDGKELVIKRRGVIYWTSGPLKANTSFEIRSLDQSYVILSNADEDYFMFTVSGNQFTALGQRNFTMWQLTYDGSMADQITGQTYGGTACKGSNTDGGCETWSGPACRSNRNSFELRSGFFVNTVPRVYDDNSSLSISDCKDICWKDCLCVGVSTIGNNANNTRCTFYYGSFTPDPSGDAMQYHIIVQDSSGKRKSNWIWIILAPLGFVSLMGLAGLLWYLRRRRLREKYLNELLTLDSTNDTLELENDGNKGHNLKGILPDGREIAVKRLSRSSGQGLVEFKNELILIAKLQHMNLVRLLGCCIQGEEKMLVYEYMPNKSLDSFIFYQSKRELIDWKKRFEIIEGIAQGLLYLHKYSRLRIIHRDLKASNVLLDENLNPKISDFGMARIFKINDLEGNTNQIRGTRGYMSPEYVMEGIFSVKSDVFSFGVLLLEIVSGRRIQGLLEIDGHPLNLVGYTWELWKAGSPFELVDPILRESCSKEQVLRCIHVGLLCVEDNAVDRPIMSDVISMLTSEAQLPLPKQPAFSNARIIVEENPAETGSINDVSMSTMDAR; via the exons ATGGCTAGAAAGATCTACCGGttacttttgttttgcttctgTGCCTCTCACGTTTTTTCAGCAGACACACTGTACCAAGGTGGTGATTCCCTCAATTCTTCCAGTACTCTAGTTTCCAAAAATGGGCTCTTCACTTTAGGATTCACGAGACTTGGCTCTGCCGAGTCGAATGCTAGCTACTTGGGAATATGGTACGACAACGACACAAGCCACCCTTTTTGGCTAGCCAACAGAGACAAACCCATAGAAGACACTTCAGGGGTTCTTGCAATAGATGGATCAGGAAATATGAAACTCACCTACTCTGGAGGTCATCCTGTTGAGTTCTATTCAAGTCAATCTTCTACAACCAATATAACTGCTGTTTTAGAAGATTCAGGCAATTTTGTTCTCTTAGATGAAAATTCTGGCAGCCAGCAGGTCTTATGGCTAAGCTTTGACTTTCCTACTGATACATTCTTGCCTGGCATGAAGATAGGGATCAACCATAGAACTGGCCAAACCTGGTCCGTCATGTCGTGGTTGAGCGACTTAGTACCCACTCCCGCTGGTGCTTTCACTTTTGAATGGGATACTGATGGAAAGGAGTTGGTCATCAAGCGGCGCGGTGTAATTTATTGGACCAGTGGACCATTGAAGGCCAATACTAGTTTCGAAATTCGTTCTCTGGATCAAAGTTATGTAATACTTTCTAACGCAGACGAGGATTACTTTATGTTCACAGTATCTGGGAATCAATTTACTGCTCTGGGTCAAAGGAATTTTACAATGTGGCAGTTGACATATGATGGGAGCATGGCAGATCAAATTACTGGACAAACATATGGGGGCACTGCATGTAAAGGAAGTAACACAGATGGTGGTTGCGAGACGTGGTCAGGACCGGCATGCAGGAGCAATAGGAACAGTTTTGAATTGAGATCAGGTTTCTTTGTTAACACAGTTCCTAGGGTGTACGACGATAATTCTAGTCTTAGCATTAGTGATTGCAAGGACATCTGCTGGAAAGATTGTCTATGTGTTGGTGTTAGTACCATAGGCAATAATGCCAACAATACCAGATGCACGTTTTATTATGGAAGCTTTACACCAGACCCGAGTGGAGATGCAATGCAATACCACATCATTGTTCAAGACTCTTCAG GGAAAAGGAAAAGCAATTGGATATGGATTATTTTAGCTCCTTTGGGATTTGTTTCATTGATGGGGCTCGCGGGACTCTTGTGGTATCTGAGAAGGAGAAGACTTAGAG AGAAGTATCTCAATGAGTTGCTGACATTGGATTCAACGAACGATACGCTTGAACTCGAAAATGACGGAAACAAGGGCCATAATTTAAAG GGGATATTGCCGGATGGGCGAGAGATAGCGGTAAAAAGACTGTCTAGAAGTTCAGGACAAGGGCTGGTGGAATTCAAAAACGAGCTTATACTCATAGCTAAATTGCAACACATGAATCTTGTCAGGCTCCTAGGCTGCTGCATTCAAGGGGAAGAGAAAATGTTAGTGTACGAATACATGCCTAATAAAAGCTTggattcatttatatttt ATCAATCGAAAAGGGAGCTGATAGACTGGAAGAAGCGATTTGAAATTATTGAAGGGATAGCTCAAGGGCTACTTTACCTTCATAAGTACTCGAGATTGAGGATAATTCACCGAGATTTGAAGGCTAGTAACGTACTACTTGATGAAAATCTGAACCCCAAAATTTCTGATTTTGGCATGGCAAGAATTTTCAAGATCAATGATTTAGAAGGAAATACAAACCAAATTCGTGGGACGCG TGGTTATATGTCCCCTGAGTATGTCATGGAGGGCATTTTCTCTGTGAAATCTGATGTCTTCAGTTTTGGAGTTCTACTGCTGGAAATTGTGAGTGGTAGAAGGATCCAAGGCCTCCTTGAAATAGACGGCCACCCTCTCAATCTTGTGGGATAT ACATGGGAGCTATGGAAAGCAGGTAGCCCATTTGAGCTGGTGGATCCAATACTAAGAGAATCTTGCTCTAAAGAGCAAGTCTTGAGATGCATTCATGTGGGCTTGCTATGTGTAGAAGACAATGCAGTGGATAGGCCGATCATGTCAGATGTTATATCGATGCTAACAAGTGAAGCACAATTACCACTTCCCAAACAGCCTGCATTTTCCAATGCAAGAATTATTGTGGAAGAAAATCCAGCAGAGACTGGTTCCATAAATGATGTTTCTATGTCAACCATGGATGCGAGATAG
- the LOC118037842 gene encoding G-type lectin S-receptor-like serine/threonine-protein kinase CES101 isoform X2, which translates to MARKIYRLLLFCFCASHVFSADTLYQGGDSLNSSSTLVSKNGLFTLGFTRLGSAESNASYLGIWYDNDTSHPFWLANRDKPIEDTSGVLAIDGSGNMKLTYSGGHPVEFYSSQSSTTNITAVLEDSGNFVLLDENSGSQQVLWLSFDFPTDTFLPGMKIGINHRTGQTWSVMSWLSDLVPTPAGAFTFEWDTDGKELVIKRRGVIYWTSGPLKANTSFEIRSLDQSYVILSNADEDYFMFTVSGNQFTALGQRNFTMWQLTYDGSMADQITGQTYGGTACKGSNTDGGCETWSGPACRSNRNSFELRSGFFVNTVPRVYDDNSSLSISDCKDICWKDCLCVGVSTIGNNANNTRCTFYYGSFTPDPSGDAMQYHIIVQDSSGKRKSNWIWIILAPLGFVSLMGLAGLLWYLRRRRLREKYLNELLTLDSTNDTLELENDGNKGHNLKVYSAATIMASTNSFSADNKLGQGGFGPVYKGILPDGREIAVKRLSRSSGQGLVEFKNELILIAKLQHMNLVRLLGCCIQGEEKMLVYEYMPNKSLDSFIFYQSKRELIDWKKRFEIIEGIAQGLLYLHKYSRLRIIHRDLKASNVLLDENLNPKISDFGMARIFKINDLEGNTNQIRGTRGYMSPEYVMEGIFSVKSDVFSFGVLLLEIVSGRRIQGLLEIDGHPLNLVGYTWELWKAGSPFELVDPILRESCSKEQVLRCIHVGLLCVEDNAVDRPIMSDVISMLTSEAQLPLPKQPAFSNVEENPAEITGSINDVSMSTMYAR; encoded by the exons ATGGCTAGAAAGATCTACCGGttacttttgttttgcttctgTGCCTCTCACGTTTTTTCAGCAGACACACTGTACCAAGGTGGTGATTCCCTCAATTCTTCCAGTACTCTAGTTTCCAAAAATGGGCTCTTCACTTTAGGATTCACGAGACTTGGCTCTGCCGAGTCGAATGCTAGCTACTTGGGAATATGGTACGACAACGACACAAGCCACCCTTTTTGGCTAGCCAACAGAGACAAACCCATAGAAGACACTTCAGGGGTTCTTGCAATAGATGGATCAGGAAATATGAAACTCACCTACTCTGGAGGTCATCCTGTTGAGTTCTATTCAAGTCAATCTTCTACAACCAATATAACTGCTGTTTTAGAAGATTCAGGCAATTTTGTTCTCTTAGATGAAAATTCTGGCAGCCAGCAGGTCTTATGGCTAAGCTTTGACTTTCCTACTGATACATTCTTGCCTGGCATGAAGATAGGGATCAACCATAGAACTGGCCAAACCTGGTCCGTCATGTCGTGGTTGAGCGACTTAGTACCCACTCCCGCTGGTGCTTTCACTTTTGAATGGGATACTGATGGAAAGGAGTTGGTCATCAAGCGGCGCGGTGTAATTTATTGGACCAGTGGACCATTGAAGGCCAATACTAGTTTCGAAATTCGTTCTCTGGATCAAAGTTATGTAATACTTTCTAACGCAGACGAGGATTACTTTATGTTCACAGTATCTGGGAATCAATTTACTGCTCTGGGTCAAAGGAATTTTACAATGTGGCAGTTGACATATGATGGGAGCATGGCAGATCAAATTACTGGACAAACATATGGGGGCACTGCATGTAAAGGAAGTAACACAGATGGTGGTTGCGAGACGTGGTCAGGACCGGCATGCAGGAGCAATAGGAACAGTTTTGAATTGAGATCAGGTTTCTTTGTTAACACAGTTCCTAGGGTGTACGACGATAATTCTAGTCTTAGCATTAGTGATTGCAAGGACATCTGCTGGAAAGATTGTCTATGTGTTGGTGTTAGTACCATAGGCAATAATGCCAACAATACCAGATGCACGTTTTATTATGGAAGCTTTACACCAGACCCGAGTGGAGATGCAATGCAATACCACATCATTGTTCAAGACTCTTCAG GGAAAAGGAAAAGCAATTGGATATGGATTATTTTAGCTCCTTTGGGATTTGTTTCATTGATGGGGCTCGCGGGACTCTTGTGGTATCTGAGAAGGAGAAGACTTAGAG AGAAGTATCTCAATGAGTTGCTGACATTGGATTCAACGAACGATACGCTTGAACTCGAAAATGACGGAAACAAGGGCCATAATTTAAAGGTATATAGTGCAGCAACAATTATGGCTTCTACAAATTCCTTTTCTGCAGACAATAAACTTGGGCAAGGTGGCTTTGGACCAGTTTACAAG GGGATATTGCCGGATGGGCGAGAGATAGCGGTAAAAAGACTGTCTAGAAGTTCAGGACAAGGGCTGGTGGAATTCAAAAACGAGCTTATACTCATAGCTAAATTGCAACACATGAATCTTGTCAGGCTCCTAGGCTGCTGCATTCAAGGGGAAGAGAAAATGTTAGTGTACGAATACATGCCTAATAAAAGCTTggattcatttatatttt ATCAATCGAAAAGGGAGCTGATAGACTGGAAGAAGCGATTTGAAATTATTGAAGGGATAGCTCAAGGGCTACTTTACCTTCATAAGTACTCGAGATTGAGGATAATTCACCGAGATTTGAAGGCTAGTAACGTACTACTTGATGAAAATCTGAACCCCAAAATTTCTGATTTTGGCATGGCAAGAATTTTCAAGATCAATGATTTAGAAGGAAATACAAACCAAATTCGTGGGACGCG TGGTTATATGTCCCCTGAGTATGTCATGGAGGGCATTTTCTCTGTGAAATCTGATGTCTTCAGTTTTGGAGTTCTACTGCTGGAAATTGTGAGTGGTAGAAGGATCCAAGGCCTCCTTGAAATAGACGGCCACCCTCTCAATCTTGTGGGATAT ACATGGGAGCTATGGAAAGCAGGTAGCCCATTTGAGCTGGTGGATCCAATACTAAGAGAATCTTGCTCTAAAGAGCAAGTCTTGAGATGCATTCATGTGGGCTTGCTATGTGTAGAAGACAATGCAGTGGATAGGCCGATCATGTCAGATGTTATATCGATGCTAACAAGTGAAGCACAATTACCACTTCCCAAACAGCCTGCATTTTCCAA TGTGGAAGAAAATCCAGCAGAGATCACTGGTTCCATAAATGATGTTTCTATGTCAACCATGTATGCGAGATAG
- the LOC118037842 gene encoding G-type lectin S-receptor-like serine/threonine-protein kinase CES101 isoform X1, whose product MARKIYRLLLFCFCASHVFSADTLYQGGDSLNSSSTLVSKNGLFTLGFTRLGSAESNASYLGIWYDNDTSHPFWLANRDKPIEDTSGVLAIDGSGNMKLTYSGGHPVEFYSSQSSTTNITAVLEDSGNFVLLDENSGSQQVLWLSFDFPTDTFLPGMKIGINHRTGQTWSVMSWLSDLVPTPAGAFTFEWDTDGKELVIKRRGVIYWTSGPLKANTSFEIRSLDQSYVILSNADEDYFMFTVSGNQFTALGQRNFTMWQLTYDGSMADQITGQTYGGTACKGSNTDGGCETWSGPACRSNRNSFELRSGFFVNTVPRVYDDNSSLSISDCKDICWKDCLCVGVSTIGNNANNTRCTFYYGSFTPDPSGDAMQYHIIVQDSSGKRKSNWIWIILAPLGFVSLMGLAGLLWYLRRRRLREKYLNELLTLDSTNDTLELENDGNKGHNLKVYSAATIMASTNSFSADNKLGQGGFGPVYKGILPDGREIAVKRLSRSSGQGLVEFKNELILIAKLQHMNLVRLLGCCIQGEEKMLVYEYMPNKSLDSFIFYQSKRELIDWKKRFEIIEGIAQGLLYLHKYSRLRIIHRDLKASNVLLDENLNPKISDFGMARIFKINDLEGNTNQIRGTRGYMSPEYVMEGIFSVKSDVFSFGVLLLEIVSGRRIQGLLEIDGHPLNLVGYTWELWKAGSPFELVDPILRESCSKEQVLRCIHVGLLCVEDNAVDRPIMSDVISMLTSEAQLPLPKQPAFSNARIIVEENPAETGSINDVSMSTMDAR is encoded by the exons ATGGCTAGAAAGATCTACCGGttacttttgttttgcttctgTGCCTCTCACGTTTTTTCAGCAGACACACTGTACCAAGGTGGTGATTCCCTCAATTCTTCCAGTACTCTAGTTTCCAAAAATGGGCTCTTCACTTTAGGATTCACGAGACTTGGCTCTGCCGAGTCGAATGCTAGCTACTTGGGAATATGGTACGACAACGACACAAGCCACCCTTTTTGGCTAGCCAACAGAGACAAACCCATAGAAGACACTTCAGGGGTTCTTGCAATAGATGGATCAGGAAATATGAAACTCACCTACTCTGGAGGTCATCCTGTTGAGTTCTATTCAAGTCAATCTTCTACAACCAATATAACTGCTGTTTTAGAAGATTCAGGCAATTTTGTTCTCTTAGATGAAAATTCTGGCAGCCAGCAGGTCTTATGGCTAAGCTTTGACTTTCCTACTGATACATTCTTGCCTGGCATGAAGATAGGGATCAACCATAGAACTGGCCAAACCTGGTCCGTCATGTCGTGGTTGAGCGACTTAGTACCCACTCCCGCTGGTGCTTTCACTTTTGAATGGGATACTGATGGAAAGGAGTTGGTCATCAAGCGGCGCGGTGTAATTTATTGGACCAGTGGACCATTGAAGGCCAATACTAGTTTCGAAATTCGTTCTCTGGATCAAAGTTATGTAATACTTTCTAACGCAGACGAGGATTACTTTATGTTCACAGTATCTGGGAATCAATTTACTGCTCTGGGTCAAAGGAATTTTACAATGTGGCAGTTGACATATGATGGGAGCATGGCAGATCAAATTACTGGACAAACATATGGGGGCACTGCATGTAAAGGAAGTAACACAGATGGTGGTTGCGAGACGTGGTCAGGACCGGCATGCAGGAGCAATAGGAACAGTTTTGAATTGAGATCAGGTTTCTTTGTTAACACAGTTCCTAGGGTGTACGACGATAATTCTAGTCTTAGCATTAGTGATTGCAAGGACATCTGCTGGAAAGATTGTCTATGTGTTGGTGTTAGTACCATAGGCAATAATGCCAACAATACCAGATGCACGTTTTATTATGGAAGCTTTACACCAGACCCGAGTGGAGATGCAATGCAATACCACATCATTGTTCAAGACTCTTCAG GGAAAAGGAAAAGCAATTGGATATGGATTATTTTAGCTCCTTTGGGATTTGTTTCATTGATGGGGCTCGCGGGACTCTTGTGGTATCTGAGAAGGAGAAGACTTAGAG AGAAGTATCTCAATGAGTTGCTGACATTGGATTCAACGAACGATACGCTTGAACTCGAAAATGACGGAAACAAGGGCCATAATTTAAAGGTATATAGTGCAGCAACAATTATGGCTTCTACAAATTCCTTTTCTGCAGACAATAAACTTGGGCAAGGTGGCTTTGGACCAGTTTACAAG GGGATATTGCCGGATGGGCGAGAGATAGCGGTAAAAAGACTGTCTAGAAGTTCAGGACAAGGGCTGGTGGAATTCAAAAACGAGCTTATACTCATAGCTAAATTGCAACACATGAATCTTGTCAGGCTCCTAGGCTGCTGCATTCAAGGGGAAGAGAAAATGTTAGTGTACGAATACATGCCTAATAAAAGCTTggattcatttatatttt ATCAATCGAAAAGGGAGCTGATAGACTGGAAGAAGCGATTTGAAATTATTGAAGGGATAGCTCAAGGGCTACTTTACCTTCATAAGTACTCGAGATTGAGGATAATTCACCGAGATTTGAAGGCTAGTAACGTACTACTTGATGAAAATCTGAACCCCAAAATTTCTGATTTTGGCATGGCAAGAATTTTCAAGATCAATGATTTAGAAGGAAATACAAACCAAATTCGTGGGACGCG TGGTTATATGTCCCCTGAGTATGTCATGGAGGGCATTTTCTCTGTGAAATCTGATGTCTTCAGTTTTGGAGTTCTACTGCTGGAAATTGTGAGTGGTAGAAGGATCCAAGGCCTCCTTGAAATAGACGGCCACCCTCTCAATCTTGTGGGATAT ACATGGGAGCTATGGAAAGCAGGTAGCCCATTTGAGCTGGTGGATCCAATACTAAGAGAATCTTGCTCTAAAGAGCAAGTCTTGAGATGCATTCATGTGGGCTTGCTATGTGTAGAAGACAATGCAGTGGATAGGCCGATCATGTCAGATGTTATATCGATGCTAACAAGTGAAGCACAATTACCACTTCCCAAACAGCCTGCATTTTCCAATGCAAGAATTATTGTGGAAGAAAATCCAGCAGAGACTGGTTCCATAAATGATGTTTCTATGTCAACCATGGATGCGAGATAG
- the LOC140955823 gene encoding G-type lectin S-receptor-like serine/threonine-protein kinase At1g61370, giving the protein MDYFSFCGICSLMGLAGLLWYLRRRRLREKYLFELLKMDASNDTLELENDGNKGHNLKLYSAATIMAATNSFSAENKLGQGGFGPVYKGTLPDGREIAVKRLSKSSGQGLVEFKNELILIAKLQHMNLVRLLGCCIQGEEKMLVYEYMPNKSLDTFIFDVSKRELLDWKKRFEIIEGIAQ; this is encoded by the exons ATGGATTATTTTAGCTTCTGTGGGATTTGTTCATTGATGGGGCTCGCGGGACTCTTGTGGTATCTGAGAAGGAGAAGACTTCGAG AGAAGTACCTATTTGAGTTGCTGAAAATGGATGCATCGAACGACACGCTTGAACTCGAAAATGACGGAAACAAGGGCCATAATTTGAAGTTATATAGTGCTGCAACAATCATGGCTGCTACAAATTCCTTTTCTGCAGAGAATAAGCTTGGACAAGGTGGTTTTGGACCAGTTTACAAG GGGACATTGCCGGATGGGCGTGAGATAGCTGTAAAAAGACTGTCAAAAAGTTCAGGACAGGGGCTGGTGGAATTCAAAAACGAGCTTATACTCATAGCTAAATTGCAACACATGAATCTTGTCAGGCTCCTAGGCTGCTGCATTCAAGGGGAAGAGAAAATGTTAGTGTACGAATACATGCCTAATAAAAGCTTGGATACATTTATATTTG ATGTATCAAAAAGGGAGCTGCTAGACTGGAAGAAACGTTTCGAGATTATCGAAGGCATTGCTCAATGA
- the LOC118037822 gene encoding uncharacterized protein: protein MVGSSSAGGDLRTPQFNGTNYDFWAVKIETILIAFDLWEVIEVGIQSHKSPEVATGSGDEESEAEQTTLHASTTSREDKIKNAKALSLIQGALTDDLFPRIRNEKTTKGAWDILSREFRGDKKVRVVKLQAVREDFQYKRMAEGESLDGYLAKFFTTVNNLKSLGEDVSENRIVQKLLMSLSRRYKSIVSIIEETRDLDVLRAEEVIAYVKVYNKREDLHDERDKLTGTEKAFSSLKIRNNQAYSSHKGFQGRPSKKWQLQDRRGPNSLPNKNLNNYNNSSWNNTAWGSSQSHSHKHLANYAKEERVTTGTMFYACHFASLQDRKVWFVDSAYNNHMTSQESELINIDRIVTCKVKMGSRDLVQATGKGTLVVETQHGKRYIKEVLFVPELDENLLSVGQMMEHGYYILFGGNEAVIFDDESLNNVIAIMIMGGNRCFPLSLESITPIVRKASVTEDS from the exons ATGGTAGGATCAAGCTCTGCTGGAGGAGATCTAAGAACTCCACAGTTCAATGGCACAAACTATGATTTTTGGGCTGTAAAAATAGAGACAATCCTCATAGCATTCGATCTATGGGAAGTAATAGAAGTTGGAATACAATCTCATAAATCACCTGAGGTTGCAACTGGATCAGGCGATGAAGAGAGTGAAGCTGAGCAAACTACATTGCATGCATCCACTACATCCAGAGAAGACAAAATCAAGAATGCAAAGGCATTAAGCCTCATACAAGGAGCATTAACAGACGACCTCTTCCCACgtataagaaatgaaaagactACAAAAGGAGCTTGGGACATCTTGAGCAGAGAATTCAGAGGAGATAAAAAGGTGAGAGTTGTGAAACTTCAAGCAGTTAGAGAAGACTTTCAATACAAGAGAATGGCAGAAGGTGAAAGCTTAGATGGATATCTAGCTAAATTCTTTACAACTGTGAATAATCTGAAATCATTAGGGGAAGATGTATCAGAAAACAGAATTGTGCAAAAACTGCTAATGAGTCTAAGCAGAAGATATAAATCCATTGTGTCAATCATTGAGGAGACACGAGATCTTGATGTTCTGAGAGCAGAAGAAGTCATCGCTTATGTTAAAGTCTATAATAAAAGGGAGGATCTACATGATGAAAGGGATAAACTAACAGGAACAGAGAAAGCCTTTAGCAGTTTAAAGATTAGAAACAATCAAGCCTACAGCTCACACAAGGGTTTCCAAGGCAGACCTTCTAAAAAATGGCAATTACAAGACAGGAGGGGGCCAAATTCACTtccaaacaaaaacttaaacaactACAACAATTCAAGTTGGAACAACACTGCTTGGGGAAGTAGTCAA AGTCACAGTCACAAACATCTAGCAAATTATGCCAAAGAAGAGAGAGTTACCACTGGAACCATGTTCTATGCTTGTCATTTTGCAAGTCTGCAAGATAGAAAGGTATGGTTTGTGGATAGTGCCTACAACAACCACATGACCTCTCAAGAATCTGAACTAATCAACATCGATAGAATAGTAACCTGCAAAGTAAAGATGGGCTCAAGAGACCTTGTGCAAGCAACTGGAAAAGGCACATTGGTTGTGGAAACTCAGCATGGGAAAAGATACATAAAAGAGGTACTATTTGTTCCCGAATTGGATGAAAATCTATTGAGTGTAGGGCAGATGATGGAGCATGGTTATTACATTCTGTTTGGAGGTAACGAAGCAGTAATATTTGATGATGAAAGCCTCAACAATGTTATAGCAATAATGATCATGGGAGGAAATCGATGCTTCCCACTTTCACTTGAATCCATCACACCTATAGTAAGGAAAGCTTCAGTGACTGAGGATTCCTAG